In Gimesia benthica, a single window of DNA contains:
- a CDS encoding DUF6531 domain-containing protein: MKSKTVLVTALLLLSVLVITSLGQLVVNGETNQPDSPKNKHNSPVAETTDALSVASDSSLSGILIFSAADAQGVINPQSGRLNLQVTDLSALSGKSPLELQRSLQRESTGPGLLGSLWKLNWESRLLKAGSVVSLVEPTGITYFTSNAGESIYHSSSGEQLTFIGDRVLREKIDGANEIFDEEGRLLERTTSQGNTFFLTYKPDGTLERVEGPDGTFLQFISNETGQLEKVQHSSGLSVRYQYLSGELCKVEADHGPDVVYAYATGGLLSRIDHQQFGSIHFEYDQKKRVLKRRWSDGSQESFEYDDANRTVQHTDADGVVTSIHTSPDQRREEYTDGLGHKTVLEYDSNGRVTQAIGPTNQVVKLTYDELGRTTRVENEKVGSVQIGYRGESRVPAAVSGPGRIHKSFEYDDQHKLLSMSEGKHSQVQLEYDADGKLKSLNSCASCGKVDLSFHYNARGQITSVTDAEGNAWKYERDALGNILREVSPIGGITTRRYDGRGNLVSQIAPEGGARIYRYAPGGLMTSMTDAMGATTRYHYAGRQITVTDSEGRNTQYEYTPTGRLKKITAPGNRAYQFEYNAAGKLKRTLNPLGKAIEQQYDALGQLTQATDTAGGVTRYEYAASGQPSKVIAPSGLSTHYEYNAEGKLQTLTDHRGRQTRYEYTDDLQLAKVILPTGTEISYQYNDQGQLSARLENQKLIVHYEYDLLGRVNRENYASGLERSFRYDALGNLLSRHDNGGGRTMITTSKVG, from the coding sequence ATGAAATCCAAAACAGTTTTGGTCACCGCATTGCTGCTGCTTTCAGTCTTGGTGATTACATCTCTCGGTCAGCTCGTCGTGAATGGCGAAACTAATCAGCCTGACAGTCCGAAGAACAAGCATAATTCTCCCGTTGCTGAAACGACTGATGCTCTTTCAGTTGCCAGTGATTCGTCCCTTTCCGGTATCCTGATTTTTTCCGCAGCCGATGCGCAAGGAGTCATCAATCCACAGTCAGGCCGGCTGAATCTACAGGTGACAGATCTCAGTGCGCTGAGCGGTAAGAGTCCTCTCGAACTCCAGCGTTCGCTGCAAAGGGAAAGCACAGGGCCTGGCCTGCTCGGCTCTCTCTGGAAACTGAATTGGGAATCCCGGCTCCTTAAGGCCGGCTCAGTGGTGTCCCTGGTGGAACCGACTGGCATCACCTATTTCACATCGAACGCTGGCGAGTCGATCTATCATAGTTCATCAGGCGAACAGCTGACTTTTATCGGTGATCGCGTACTGCGGGAAAAGATCGATGGGGCAAACGAGATTTTCGATGAGGAAGGACGGCTCCTGGAACGGACCACCAGCCAGGGAAATACATTTTTTCTGACTTACAAGCCGGACGGCACTCTTGAGCGTGTGGAGGGTCCTGATGGAACTTTTCTTCAATTCATCTCAAACGAGACTGGTCAACTCGAAAAAGTCCAACACTCGAGTGGTCTCTCAGTCAGATATCAATACTTGTCAGGTGAGCTTTGCAAAGTAGAAGCAGATCATGGCCCTGATGTCGTATACGCCTATGCCACAGGGGGGCTGCTTTCCCGTATCGACCACCAGCAATTTGGCAGTATTCACTTTGAATACGATCAAAAGAAGCGGGTCTTGAAACGTCGCTGGTCCGATGGAAGCCAGGAAAGTTTCGAGTATGACGATGCTAACCGGACAGTACAGCATACTGACGCAGACGGCGTGGTCACGTCGATCCACACCAGTCCTGATCAGCGTCGGGAAGAATATACAGATGGGTTGGGGCATAAAACGGTACTCGAGTACGACTCAAATGGTCGTGTCACCCAGGCGATCGGTCCGACGAACCAGGTTGTAAAACTGACCTATGATGAACTGGGACGCACCACCAGAGTAGAGAACGAGAAAGTCGGCTCGGTTCAGATCGGCTATCGTGGTGAGAGTCGAGTGCCAGCAGCGGTATCCGGTCCGGGTAGAATCCACAAGTCGTTTGAATACGATGATCAACACAAACTGTTAAGCATGAGTGAGGGAAAGCATTCCCAGGTTCAACTGGAATACGATGCAGACGGTAAACTCAAAAGTTTGAATTCCTGTGCGTCGTGCGGCAAGGTGGACCTTTCCTTTCACTACAACGCCCGTGGCCAGATAACCTCTGTCACCGATGCGGAGGGGAATGCCTGGAAATACGAACGGGACGCTTTGGGAAATATTCTGCGGGAAGTGAGCCCCATCGGAGGAATCACGACCCGACGTTATGATGGGCGAGGCAATCTCGTCAGCCAGATCGCGCCTGAGGGAGGCGCCCGCATCTACCGATATGCGCCCGGCGGGCTGATGACCTCCATGACAGACGCCATGGGGGCAACAACCCGTTACCACTATGCAGGGCGACAGATTACCGTCACTGATTCAGAGGGGCGAAACACACAGTACGAGTACACACCAACCGGACGGCTTAAAAAAATCACTGCCCCCGGTAACAGGGCATACCAGTTCGAGTACAATGCTGCAGGCAAACTGAAGAGAACGCTCAATCCCCTGGGTAAAGCGATTGAGCAGCAATACGATGCGTTAGGCCAGTTGACTCAGGCAACAGATACGGCAGGTGGAGTGACGCGCTATGAATACGCCGCATCAGGCCAACCAAGTAAGGTCATTGCTCCCTCAGGGCTCAGCACCCATTACGAGTATAACGCAGAAGGCAAGTTGCAGACCTTGACTGATCACAGAGGCCGGCAAACACGATATGAGTACACTGACGACCTGCAGTTGGCGAAAGTCATACTCCCCACCGGAACGGAAATCAGTTATCAATACAATGATCAGGGACAATTGTCAGCCCGGCTGGAAAACCAGAAATTGATCGTTCATTACGAGTATGATCTGCTGGGCCGCGTGAACAGAGAAAACTATGCCAGTGGTCTGGAACGCTCTTTTCGCTACGATGCCTTGGGGAATCTGCTCAGCCGCCACGATAATGGGGGGGGACGGACTATGATTACGACAAGCAAAGTCGGCTGA
- a CDS encoding RHS repeat-associated core domain-containing protein, translated as MNGDTASYDYDPAGNLATIHHPGGSKTHYEYDALGNPTKLTDSQGKQSVLGYDDAGRLIRRTDAKRQTTTFTYDRAGRLLQKKLHDGKVITWQYGTDGNLESVDDGEFPVHYAYDANGHLSQIEYPAIHQKLNYRYDRSGLLKEFTRSGGQTFKYEYDAHQRLTEIKLDEGKQIAFTYDTRNRPTSVTYPNGVQQSWKYNSENRPTRITHTDPAGKILSDLSYEYDAAGRLVQTIDTQKGKTRYGYDESGQLTREEPSQGPTIQYSYLPGGNRDKRITGSKQTEYEYDQGDNLLSAGQESFKTDANGNLIERKSPRGTTRYTYDSENRLVQVDLPDGKQVAFGYAPTGERIWREDSKGKTYFVTDGTNLIAELDGDLKSRSSYLHGPGIDRPLMMTHDQDQYFYLTDALQSVVRLTDTTGKVIGTNEMDAFGNLDQQVTKVPNPFAFTSREYDADLGIYYYRARHYDPQLGRFLSADPHPPSIESPASLNRFAYVLNAPTRYTDPLGLSEGLVPVDTAGPVSAASDFSTAQPVNLHPNEVPFSRVLPNTPASSPSLSSPPTASQSSSQLQPVRQTLAPRPPSLPRIPTAQATPRVPAASRLPGSRIAPRAPNVSGRPPIASNIYERYPTVPRVGEASGQYPTIRQPPPTWGQRISGAMTVLNPITIGTDFIACREEGHPLGTCLGDATIKAGTSLVIGVAVGVAAASAPAWVTAGLGAAAVVHGVHGAYTASTRLTNAIANRPARAADERLDNQRLVNTEHLSRVITALNRKLDDLTAHRQSGLTAYKTAEQEVEKARAAIQTVQQRFETIAQLNGQNQNASDACKRTGELSQVIHRDTDLAVDKSKQVEQLLDAADDRAANLKTDAQAKSTLADYNQAKSLVKEIADLVNRVQSNNDRLKKVIADANQVIESLKQIEQLANQAASQAQLFKDANNQASSQVNLAEKSFLQLQTQSAELRGQIMRLRNVFPPDYPEAMQKFVDLLRRLDAIVTVPDMDGLRARLNSVNSLAAQVAKLSTQVNNLNQAEGGLDAAGIGRCAAVEPENDKVVQAKAALAVAIARLARSAGLPDQIASATATMTNSPPKGKPADADLSGAAGAVTMIKPGGTSGSMDADLSKAAGSVTIVKPGDGEGSETKTPPAQPEGPVTMIKPKPKPVRPPKTKPPQPQPTRKVPPPEKSELKPFYAVYNVHAWANNTQKTGKIAFLVTGEVLRDFEKHKIAEPEKPYQYFRPGKYHQNVNVKTADGFTFNVPILLSYDRTSPTRPGGVNGADIGFGIDFPGFVGSMSNLKAPGAGWSYTDRAGSVIRTGSLIYDGPANWKGTTLNQLRNEAQRFLRGFLDR; from the coding sequence ATGAATGGAGATACCGCCAGCTATGACTACGATCCGGCAGGAAACCTGGCCACGATCCATCACCCCGGCGGGAGTAAAACGCATTACGAATATGACGCTCTGGGAAATCCCACCAAGCTGACTGATTCACAGGGCAAACAGTCTGTCCTGGGTTACGACGACGCTGGCCGCCTGATTCGTCGTACCGATGCCAAAAGACAGACCACCACCTTCACCTACGATCGCGCCGGGCGATTGCTGCAAAAAAAGCTGCATGATGGCAAGGTCATTACCTGGCAGTACGGCACTGATGGAAACCTGGAGAGTGTCGATGATGGTGAGTTTCCCGTGCATTATGCCTATGATGCCAACGGGCACCTCAGTCAAATCGAGTATCCCGCGATCCATCAGAAGTTGAACTACCGGTACGATCGGTCGGGACTGCTGAAAGAATTTACGAGGTCGGGAGGGCAGACATTCAAATACGAATACGATGCACATCAACGCCTGACAGAGATCAAGCTGGATGAAGGCAAACAGATTGCTTTTACGTATGACACCAGAAATCGCCCCACATCCGTCACCTATCCCAACGGGGTCCAACAGAGCTGGAAGTACAACTCCGAGAATCGCCCCACTCGAATCACCCACACTGATCCAGCAGGCAAGATACTTTCCGATCTGAGCTATGAATACGATGCTGCCGGCAGGCTGGTCCAGACGATTGATACCCAAAAGGGTAAGACCCGCTACGGGTACGACGAGTCAGGCCAGCTCACCAGAGAAGAACCCAGCCAGGGGCCGACCATTCAGTACAGCTACCTGCCTGGCGGTAACCGTGACAAACGGATCACTGGTTCAAAGCAGACGGAATATGAATACGACCAGGGGGACAACCTGCTTAGTGCCGGGCAGGAATCTTTTAAAACCGACGCCAATGGAAATCTGATTGAGCGTAAAAGTCCTCGCGGAACGACTCGCTATACTTATGATTCCGAGAACAGGCTGGTGCAAGTTGACTTACCCGATGGGAAGCAGGTGGCCTTTGGTTATGCGCCTACGGGAGAACGTATCTGGCGGGAGGACTCGAAAGGCAAGACCTATTTCGTTACCGACGGAACCAACCTGATCGCAGAGCTGGATGGTGACCTGAAATCCCGGTCAAGCTATCTGCACGGCCCGGGAATCGACCGCCCCCTGATGATGACTCACGATCAGGATCAGTACTTCTACCTGACCGATGCACTTCAAAGTGTTGTCCGGCTGACAGACACCACAGGAAAAGTCATTGGGACAAACGAAATGGATGCGTTCGGGAACCTGGACCAACAGGTAACTAAGGTTCCAAACCCGTTTGCTTTCACATCCCGGGAGTATGATGCAGACCTGGGGATCTATTACTATCGAGCGCGGCATTACGATCCGCAGCTGGGGCGTTTTTTGAGTGCGGACCCGCATCCCCCCTCCATCGAAAGTCCTGCGTCCCTCAATCGCTTCGCTTATGTCCTGAATGCGCCCACCCGCTACACTGACCCACTGGGCCTTTCGGAAGGACTCGTGCCCGTTGATACTGCAGGACCAGTATCTGCCGCGAGTGATTTCAGCACCGCGCAACCAGTCAATTTACACCCGAATGAAGTGCCCTTTTCTCGTGTCTTACCAAATACACCTGCGAGCAGTCCATCGCTGTCCAGCCCACCCACTGCTTCTCAATCGAGCAGTCAGCTGCAACCGGTGCGACAAACACTGGCACCTCGCCCCCCAAGCCTGCCCCGGATCCCGACCGCACAGGCTACGCCTCGCGTGCCAGCCGCCTCTCGCCTCCCGGGTTCGCGAATCGCACCTCGTGCGCCAAATGTTTCGGGCAGACCGCCTATCGCTTCCAATATCTACGAACGATACCCGACAGTGCCGCGTGTCGGGGAGGCCTCCGGTCAGTACCCCACGATACGTCAGCCACCGCCGACCTGGGGGCAGCGCATCTCCGGCGCAATGACCGTCCTGAATCCCATCACCATCGGCACCGATTTTATTGCCTGCCGTGAGGAAGGCCATCCACTGGGCACCTGCCTTGGAGATGCGACGATCAAAGCCGGAACTTCGCTTGTGATCGGGGTAGCTGTCGGTGTTGCCGCAGCATCTGCCCCGGCCTGGGTCACGGCTGGCCTCGGTGCCGCCGCAGTTGTTCACGGCGTGCACGGCGCCTATACCGCCTCCACACGTCTGACCAATGCCATTGCGAATCGACCGGCACGCGCCGCCGATGAACGCCTCGATAATCAAAGACTCGTTAATACAGAACACCTGTCGCGAGTCATCACGGCCCTCAACCGGAAGCTTGACGATTTAACGGCTCACAGGCAATCGGGACTCACCGCTTACAAGACAGCCGAGCAGGAAGTGGAAAAAGCCCGGGCAGCAATCCAGACTGTCCAGCAGAGATTTGAAACCATCGCACAACTCAATGGCCAGAACCAAAACGCCTCTGATGCTTGCAAGCGAACCGGAGAGCTCTCGCAGGTAATCCACCGGGATACGGATCTGGCAGTCGATAAATCAAAACAGGTAGAGCAACTCCTGGATGCGGCTGATGATCGGGCAGCAAACCTGAAAACTGATGCGCAGGCCAAAAGTACGCTGGCGGATTACAATCAGGCCAAAAGTCTGGTTAAGGAGATTGCAGATCTCGTGAACCGGGTTCAGAGCAATAATGACAGGCTTAAAAAAGTTATTGCTGATGCCAATCAGGTTATTGAATCCCTGAAGCAAATAGAACAATTAGCTAACCAGGCTGCCTCGCAGGCTCAGCTGTTTAAGGATGCAAACAATCAAGCATCTAGCCAAGTTAATCTGGCTGAGAAGAGTTTCTTGCAACTTCAGACCCAATCCGCTGAATTACGGGGCCAGATCATGCGGCTGCGTAACGTCTTTCCCCCCGATTATCCTGAAGCCATGCAGAAGTTTGTGGACCTGCTGAGACGACTGGATGCGATTGTGACCGTACCCGACATGGATGGTTTGCGGGCACGCCTCAACTCAGTCAACTCTTTAGCCGCACAGGTCGCTAAACTATCCACACAGGTTAATAATTTGAATCAGGCTGAAGGAGGACTGGATGCGGCTGGGATCGGTCGCTGTGCTGCAGTGGAACCAGAAAATGATAAGGTCGTGCAGGCCAAAGCAGCGCTGGCGGTCGCGATTGCACGCCTGGCACGCAGCGCCGGACTCCCTGACCAGATCGCATCGGCAACAGCCACGATGACAAATAGTCCCCCCAAGGGGAAACCTGCCGATGCCGATCTCTCCGGGGCAGCGGGTGCGGTGACCATGATCAAGCCCGGTGGAACCAGTGGCAGTATGGATGCGGATCTGTCCAAGGCAGCAGGGTCCGTCACCATCGTCAAACCCGGTGATGGTGAAGGTTCTGAAACAAAAACGCCCCCTGCTCAGCCAGAGGGGCCAGTGACAATGATCAAGCCCAAACCCAAACCGGTTCGCCCCCCTAAAACCAAGCCTCCCCAACCACAACCCACCAGGAAAGTTCCTCCTCCTGAAAAGAGTGAACTGAAACCATTCTACGCCGTTTATAACGTGCATGCCTGGGCAAATAATACCCAGAAGACGGGGAAGATTGCTTTTCTGGTCACTGGAGAAGTCCTCCGCGATTTTGAGAAACACAAAATCGCGGAGCCGGAAAAACCGTATCAATACTTTCGTCCCGGCAAGTACCATCAGAATGTGAATGTCAAAACAGCTGATGGCTTTACTTTTAATGTCCCCATTTTGCTGTCGTATGATCGGACTTCGCCTACACGCCCCGGTGGTGTCAATGGGGCGGATATCGGCTTTGGCATTGATTTCCCCGGATTTGTCGGTTCCATGTCAAATCTCAAGGCCCCCGGTGCAGGATGGAGCTACACAGATCGTGCCGGTTCCGTGATTAGAACCGGTTCACTTATCTATGATGGGCCTGCCAACTGGAAAGGAACCACATTGAATCAGTTACGAAATGAAGCACAACGCTTCCTGAGAGGTTTTCTTGACCGATAA
- a CDS encoding tetratricopeptide repeat protein yields MKQRRSLIREMRLGMNHDLSSTKILQLVLCLLTSSVSMAASALNAADPPRVAFHGIVVGETTETELLNNKQWGQGQLFQPALGSNKEKVLDYKLGIWKKVLVTISEDQIVKTIDVTPPDRARADDLVKVLKLGKMIPVESIDQSLIPNPLAGLNIFQDYQVFRCENASGVLIFTEKVDQKLYAKQMRFYLTPLEHAKQHIAKGQTYMKQEEYGKAVSHFSESIRLNPNNLYAYTLRGMAHTELIKKHEGTFNKINKLLEAEPDNPDYYNRRGVVYSKLGEYDDAAQDFTTAIRLAPKEAKGYFNRAYMMFHKQEYDKAIVDFDKAIQLDPQYASAYYGRGYAYFRKGLSKAAQEDRSRAIQLDSKIAKLTYKSTIID; encoded by the coding sequence TTGAAGCAGAGAAGATCGCTGATAAGAGAGATGAGGTTAGGAATGAATCATGATTTAAGTTCAACAAAGATCCTGCAACTTGTTTTGTGTCTCCTGACTTCAAGCGTGAGTATGGCTGCTTCTGCTCTGAATGCAGCCGACCCTCCCCGGGTTGCATTTCACGGAATCGTGGTCGGCGAGACAACCGAAACAGAACTGCTCAATAATAAGCAATGGGGCCAGGGTCAACTTTTCCAACCAGCGCTGGGCAGCAACAAAGAGAAAGTGTTGGATTATAAGCTGGGGATCTGGAAGAAAGTCCTGGTCACGATCTCCGAGGACCAGATTGTAAAGACGATTGATGTCACGCCTCCGGATCGAGCGCGCGCGGACGATCTGGTCAAGGTTCTGAAACTGGGTAAAATGATTCCTGTTGAATCGATTGATCAGTCGTTAATTCCAAACCCCTTAGCCGGCCTGAACATCTTCCAGGATTATCAGGTATTCCGCTGTGAAAATGCGTCCGGCGTATTAATTTTTACCGAGAAAGTCGATCAGAAATTATATGCGAAACAGATGCGGTTTTACCTCACGCCCCTGGAGCATGCGAAACAGCACATCGCCAAGGGACAGACTTATATGAAACAGGAAGAATACGGGAAAGCGGTCAGTCATTTCAGCGAGTCAATCCGTCTGAACCCGAACAATCTCTATGCCTATACCCTCAGAGGTATGGCGCATACTGAACTCATCAAAAAACATGAGGGTACTTTCAACAAGATCAATAAGTTACTGGAAGCGGAGCCTGATAATCCGGATTACTACAATAGGCGCGGAGTGGTCTACTCCAAACTGGGGGAATATGACGATGCAGCACAAGATTTTACAACGGCAATCCGCCTTGCGCCTAAGGAAGCCAAAGGCTATTTCAATCGCGCATATATGATGTTCCACAAGCAAGAGTACGACAAAGCCATCGTCGATTTTGATAAAGCAATCCAGCTCGATCCTCAGTATGCGTCTGCCTATTATGGACGCGGATATGCTTATTTCAGAAAGGGCCTGTCTAAAGCAGCACAGGAAGACAGAAGCCGTGCCATTCAATTAGATTCAAAAATCGCAAAACTCACCTATAAATCAACTATCATCGATTGA
- a CDS encoding Gfo/Idh/MocA family protein: protein MQNKNLPPENKNSKLTRRDFIAAASTAFIVPTIVPNSVFGANAPSNRVNIAQIGCGNQSRADLPGMLRLADAQVVAVCDVNKASGGYARKEHFLGRDPAQKKVNEYYAQKTRSGKYKGCDAYSDFRDVLAREDIDAVMITLPDHWHALATVKACEAGKDVYCQKPMSLTVHDGQQMIKAVRKHNRILQTGSQYRSNKVVRRMCELVRNGRIGEVKRVVSIINSSGAGPGPGWQEMPVPAGFDYNMWLGPAPLAPYHSDRCFYRFRFHLDYSGGQVTNTGAHSTDIIQWALDMDGTGPVEFENQPGVVWPPKGHLYTTAMKTDFRARYANGIEFICRTQEPGFGARIEGTDGWVQFSVNNMREVEASSDAIKNTVIAADEIHLPVSENHYQNFIDSVKSRKEPIEPVEVGHSTASICHLGNIAMRLKRKLKWDPEKEQFIGDDEANRMLQRPYREPWKI, encoded by the coding sequence ATGCAAAATAAAAATCTCCCCCCTGAGAATAAGAACAGCAAGCTGACGCGACGTGATTTCATTGCAGCTGCCAGTACTGCTTTTATTGTGCCGACTATCGTTCCCAATTCTGTCTTTGGTGCGAATGCCCCCAGTAACCGCGTCAACATCGCACAGATTGGTTGTGGAAATCAGAGTCGTGCCGACTTGCCCGGCATGTTGCGGCTCGCTGATGCTCAGGTGGTTGCCGTCTGCGACGTCAACAAAGCCAGTGGCGGATATGCTCGTAAAGAGCATTTTCTGGGACGCGATCCCGCTCAGAAAAAAGTGAATGAGTACTATGCCCAAAAAACGCGTTCGGGGAAGTACAAGGGATGTGATGCCTACAGCGACTTTCGTGATGTTCTGGCACGCGAAGACATCGATGCGGTCATGATCACTTTGCCCGATCATTGGCATGCGTTGGCGACTGTAAAAGCCTGTGAAGCTGGCAAAGACGTCTATTGCCAGAAACCCATGTCACTCACCGTTCATGATGGTCAGCAGATGATCAAAGCGGTCCGCAAGCACAATCGTATTTTACAGACCGGCTCTCAGTATCGCTCGAATAAAGTTGTGCGACGCATGTGTGAACTGGTACGCAATGGTCGCATCGGCGAGGTCAAACGCGTGGTTTCTATTATTAATAGCAGTGGTGCAGGACCGGGCCCAGGTTGGCAGGAAATGCCGGTACCCGCTGGATTTGATTATAACATGTGGTTAGGCCCCGCACCGCTGGCCCCCTATCACAGCGATCGCTGCTTCTACCGTTTCCGTTTCCACCTCGATTATTCAGGGGGACAGGTCACCAACACCGGTGCGCATTCAACCGATATCATCCAGTGGGCGCTGGACATGGACGGCACTGGCCCGGTGGAATTCGAGAACCAACCAGGGGTCGTTTGGCCGCCCAAAGGGCATCTATACACCACCGCGATGAAAACCGACTTTCGCGCACGCTACGCCAACGGGATTGAGTTTATCTGTCGTACACAGGAACCTGGGTTCGGAGCCCGCATCGAGGGCACCGATGGCTGGGTTCAATTCAGTGTCAACAATATGCGCGAGGTGGAAGCATCCTCGGATGCCATCAAAAATACGGTGATCGCAGCTGATGAGATTCACCTGCCCGTCAGCGAGAATCATTACCAGAACTTCATTGACTCCGTCAAGTCGCGGAAAGAACCCATCGAACCCGTTGAGGTCGGACATTCTACCGCCAGTATTTGTCACCTGGGTAACATCGCCATGCGGCTGAAACGAAAACTAAAGTGGGACCCGGAGAAAGAACAGTTCATCGGTGATGACGAAGCCAACCGGATGCTGCAACGCCCCTATCGCGAGCCCTGGAAAATCTGA
- a CDS encoding class I SAM-dependent methyltransferase, whose translation MDNSRSFIEADSPRPSILPCFLRGFLENPLRVASFLPSSIYLQRKLSSLECLQAAQVVVELGPGTGETTRALLNQLPQQSILLCIEVVNEFVNQVRRLTDSRLIVEKGSALNLREILKHYQLASPDVIVSGVPFSVMSPEEGHSLIESIYDTLAPGGSFVTYQFRSRVCDLAFEYFGQPKHRSVVLWNLPPLEIFVWQKNSTHGSVLRNHSDFDFDFDFDFDAT comes from the coding sequence ATGGATAATTCTCGATCATTCATTGAAGCTGATTCTCCACGTCCCTCCATACTACCTTGTTTTCTGCGTGGTTTTCTTGAGAATCCATTACGGGTGGCTTCGTTTCTTCCGAGTTCCATTTACCTGCAGCGAAAACTGAGTTCACTGGAGTGTCTGCAGGCTGCTCAGGTGGTTGTTGAATTGGGGCCGGGCACCGGAGAAACCACGCGGGCACTGCTTAATCAACTACCTCAGCAGTCTATTCTGCTTTGTATTGAAGTCGTCAATGAATTCGTGAACCAGGTTCGGCGGCTCACAGATTCTCGATTGATTGTTGAAAAAGGATCAGCATTAAATCTACGGGAGATCCTCAAACATTACCAGCTTGCGTCTCCCGATGTGATTGTTTCCGGGGTACCTTTTTCAGTAATGTCTCCCGAAGAGGGGCATTCCCTGATTGAATCGATTTATGACACCTTAGCGCCTGGCGGGAGCTTTGTCACCTATCAGTTCCGCAGTAGGGTCTGCGATCTGGCATTCGAATATTTCGGTCAGCCAAAGCATCGCTCCGTGGTTCTCTGGAACCTGCCTCCCCTGGAAATATTTGTCTGGCAGAAGAACAGCACACACGGTTCTGTCTTACGTAATCATAGCGACTTCGACTTCGATTTCGACTTCGATTTTGACGCAACATAA
- a CDS encoding universal stress protein encodes MQRFKKILVGVDLSSGDHLVSDEVSPASQEAVERAIWLAGSNSAELTFFFTLDVSAETQRMIEESNEKDSIVTTAQEILNRLVSQAKESGIKADSEVCFGRSWRQIILKVVHDGYDMVIAGTRHLGPFKSILLGSTGVKLLRLCPSPVWITQPQSDSQIKSILVAHCLRPVGDLALELGAAMAELHGSELHVVHSQEHSEFDSWHSTFQHEESNLKTPLEVKRHIESQLTDFQLKTHPQIHIVTSTPPDIAVLSLVEKHSIELLVMGTIARTGISGLIIGNTAEKLLPQINCSVLAVKPADFVSPVTS; translated from the coding sequence ATGCAGCGGTTTAAAAAAATTCTAGTGGGTGTTGACCTGTCATCAGGAGATCACCTCGTTTCAGATGAGGTTTCACCTGCCTCTCAGGAAGCGGTAGAGCGCGCCATCTGGTTGGCCGGATCGAATTCTGCAGAGCTCACATTCTTTTTTACCCTGGATGTTTCTGCTGAAACTCAACGGATGATTGAAGAGTCTAATGAGAAGGACTCTATAGTCACAACTGCTCAAGAAATCTTGAACAGGCTGGTTTCGCAAGCGAAAGAATCAGGAATCAAGGCTGACAGTGAGGTCTGTTTCGGCAGAAGCTGGCGACAGATAATTCTGAAGGTGGTACATGATGGATACGATATGGTGATAGCGGGAACCCGACATCTGGGCCCGTTCAAATCAATATTGCTGGGCAGCACTGGTGTGAAGCTCTTGAGACTATGTCCATCTCCTGTATGGATTACACAGCCACAATCAGATTCACAGATTAAATCGATCCTGGTTGCACATTGCTTGCGTCCTGTTGGCGATCTCGCTCTGGAGCTAGGGGCCGCCATGGCGGAATTACACGGCTCGGAACTCCATGTAGTTCACTCACAGGAACATTCGGAATTTGACTCCTGGCATTCTACTTTCCAGCATGAGGAAAGCAATCTGAAAACTCCGCTCGAAGTCAAACGCCATATCGAATCTCAGCTTACTGATTTCCAGCTGAAAACTCATCCACAGATACACATCGTCACTTCCACACCACCTGATATCGCAGTTTTGAGTCTGGTGGAAAAGCACAGTATCGAGCTGCTTGTTATGGGCACCATCGCACGTACGGGCATTAGTGGATTGATAATAGGGAATACAGCGGAAAAATTACTTCCACAAATCAACTGTTCTGTTTTGGCAGTCAAACCTGCAGATTTTGTTTCACCTGTAACAAGCTGA
- a CDS encoding carbon storage regulator: MLVLTRKRGERVVISDNIELTVVSIRGKRVKLGVTAPADVIIRRNDLSQSGNRKALLEESCPTRVS, from the coding sequence ATGCTGGTCCTGACTCGTAAGCGTGGTGAAAGAGTTGTTATCAGTGATAACATCGAGCTGACAGTGGTTTCGATTCGCGGGAAACGAGTGAAACTGGGAGTGACTGCACCGGCAGATGTCATCATCCGCCGGAACGATCTTTCTCAATCAGGCAATAGGAAGGCCTTGCTTGAAGAAAGTTGTCCCACCCGGGTGTCTTAG